CCCCGTAATCTACACATGGGGGTCAGCAAAATCATCAGTACGTCGTCCAGTCTGTATGTACCTGTGGCAGGGAAATCCTGAATTCCTCAATTAGCCTCATTCTAACTGACACTTGACTTCTGAACATACTTCGAActcatcgtcatcttccAATGCACCAAGCTTGGGTAAAGGCTTTTTGTCCAGTTGGGCGTTGGTAGTTGAAGATCCGGCAATagcttcttcctttttctctgCTGAGTTCTTGTGTTCTGACATGCTACTCTATGCTGGAGTCTATACTTCTTGGGAGTCCGCGTTCGAGTGCTGCAACTTGATTATGGTTGTTCGTGGGGACGTGCCAACTACACGTAGATAGCAGCCTGGACGCGCAACCGTCGGACACTGCCACCTTGGACTAATACGCCACTAAGGAAGCCCGGGAACTAACGCCGAATCCGCCATAGTGGAAATCAGTATATGCGTAGGCGCCATCCATAGCTAGTCCTTGTGCTAGGGTTAGAGCTTCTGACAGTGAGGAGAAATCCGAGTCGAAGCAATTGCTGATTGCAAAAAATATCCTACACGTAATGTCCATCGTAAGGTGTGACATTCAATTTCTGGCAACGTACAACTTTGAATTGTACACATCGTgttttatcttttttgtCCCTGTTCAAACGAACAACTGCTGGTGTGGCTCGCTGAGAACAGGTGCATACTATATTTTCAGCGAAATGTTCAATCCGCGACCCGTTACAAAAGCATAAGCTATAGCATCGTCACTCGTTTTTCCGACGTCAAGATTTTAGAAATACCAATTGCCGTTAGTTTTACAGGCCGGTGCAGGTATATAGGAGTAGTGCTGGGGTATTGGAATTATTACCGACGCAGCAGTAACGCAGTCACAATTACTACTTGTGTCCAATGCCAGAGAGCTGGTAGAAGAGGATATTTGAACCGTCTGTAGCTGGGCAGCTGTGTTATGCTGCCTATCATCCGGGTCTAACTCTCCTCTGCTTCCTTGTTGCTAGACAGAATTGAATTTTGAGAGCAGAAGAGAATATATTATGCTCtagaaagaagaatgatgattattattattattattattattattattattattattattattattattattattattattattattattattattattattattattattattattattattattattattattattattattattattattattattattattattattattattattattattattattattattattattattattattattattattattattattattattattattattattattattattattattattattattattattattattattattattattattattattattattattattattattattattattattattattattattattattattattattattattattattattattattattattattattattattattattattattattattattattacCACGTAATGCCGAGAAATCGCCGgtaataataataaaatATAAGtaattattattattattacaTTATTTCATTCTTGCAGCAGCCCCAAAGGCAAGTAAGAATTCTCTGCGCGTGTCCTCGCTGCTCTCGTTGacctttcttcttccttctttcatcGCTCTTCTTACTTCCAGGACTTACGGTTTCCGAATACCACGGTCCTATACTACCTCTTGGCAGCCTCAGCGCTTGCCTTATACCCGCTGGGCGATCACTCGGTCCACAATCTGTCGTCTTCTTACAAAAAGTATCCGCGCTTTGGCCGCCTCGGCATAAAGGAAATTAGACATAATACCCATTGGTTTTCACGACACTGCCTGTTCTGCAATCTTAGTCCGCCTGTTATTAATCCGTTACGACGCTCATAATAGTGATAAAAACCGAAAATGACTTCGACGCCCGCTTCAAACTTCCTTATCAATCCCTCACCGCCAATCCCCGGATCTTCGTCTCCAAATTCTGCTTTTCAAGTAAACCAGGTGCCTTATTCGACTTCTGTTTCACCACACCTACAACTTCCTGGTGGCAGACTCACTACACCATTAGCCCCTCccccaccaccacctcttcACCTGTCGTCTCATCGCCATGGACCAGGTCCGGAAAGACAGATCAGATACGCCGGGGCTGACCATACGCTTGGGCCGACCTTTagcgaggaggaagatggagatgatTCCGCCTTCATCGCTGCGAAGATGGCGGCTTTAGGGCTGGACCCCAATGGCGTTCCCTACAGTCAAAATGGCTATTCAGGGGTGAGCAACACTCCTCGAATCAATTACTCAGCCATGGCTGACAACTTGATTTAGTCTCACAGTACCCGGGCTCCTCGCGCAAAACGGTCACGTACACCGACAGTCCCTCGGTCGCATCAACAAGTGGGAGATCAGCAGTATGCTCAGCAGCAGGCTCTAATTAGCCTTCTCGCACATCAAGGTTCGTCGGCACAAGTTCGCGAAGCTTTAGCATTACTCGAGCTTCAGCAGGCTCAGCAAGCTGCAACCGACCGTCACTACCATACTCAGATGACGGCTCAGCATCATGCGCGTTTGGCGGCTCAACGACAGGCAGAGAAGCAGGCGGAGTACGAGAAGCAGCTCTATGTTCAGCAACAGATGCAGCAGAAACTCTTGGAGCAATTGGCTATTCAGCGTGAAGCTACGAAGAGACAATTTCAACAGCAGCAAGAAGAACAGTATATGCTTCAGCAGCGAGGCTTGCAGCAacttcatcttcaacaGCAACTCGCGGCTCTTCAGACGGACTCTTATGTTGCTCAAGCCCAAGCTCAGCGTCAGCGCAGTGCTCTTCGTGCTCAGATGCAAGCCAATCTCCAGGCAAGATCTGAGCGAGCCGCCCAGGCTAATTGGGCCTTGGGAGTAAATGAAGCGGATCTCAAGTCTCGATTCGAGTCTGCAATGCCTATAAAGTGTTCAGTGCACGAGGATCAGTCTCGTTTTGAAACTGGCGTTTATGGCACTCATGGCGCTTCCacctcgtcttcttctaGCGGTAGCCCTGCTTCCCCTTCCTGGCCCTCTGCTCAGTTATCTTCGCCCACAAAGTCGACCTCGGGCACTGTCGAGGTTCCTATGTCTTCCAAGACCGCTCCGGGTGGACGTTTCTCTCAGGCGCGTCGTGCTCTCGCTGCTTCCGGTACTTCCTCGTACGGCACTCTCACTGCTACCTTGTCTAAGAGATCTTCTTCTGAGGACCAAACCACTTTGACTGTGACTGAGGTAAGGACTCCTCCTGATGAGATGTCCCGTACTACTCCTGCCTCCCCCACTACCCAGCTGGCTCGTCAGTCGATCGGTCTTAGTCTTGGCCGTCCCACGGCTTCCGTTACACCCGCTGAAGAGAAGATAACTAGAGATGCGGCCGATGCTGTTAGTGCTAGGACTTTCAGTCTCTCTTTTGGTGGACCTCATTGTTCGGGAAACGACGACTTTAGGTCTTCCAGCCAACCTGTCGGATTagcgatgaagaagattttCGTGACTCGTCAGCCCTCGGGACCTCCTGGGGATGTTAAGGATCTTGGTGACAGAAACTTCCAAGCTCGGTAGGTCTTTTTGTAGCCCATTGTCTAGCCATACATTAACATCTGTGTTGTAGTATCCGAAAGCAAGTAGGGCTCAACCTCGGCATGCTTAATCGACGAACTGAGTCTCCTGCCGAGATCGCCTCCATCGCCTAAGCCCAATTTTTTTAATTTTTTCATTGACTTGATTGTTTCAGTAATGTACAGTACATCTGTTTGTATCTCATTTAATGGGGAGTTGTTAGGAGCAACGATGGGAAATAGCAAGAAGACAACCTATTGGGATTGTTTTGGCTACAGCATCACTATCCTTtaaagaagaaagaaaaaaagaataACGAAATCTTCGTCGGCATGTCCGTTGGCCCGTTAATTTTTTTTGTATATCAATACCTGCTGGTATACGATAATTATGTTCGTTGTAAGATCAGACCAAGAGTTGCTTTTGTGATGACATGATGTTGAACATATCTTCCTACGAGTCGAAAACGGATAGCAAACCGCGAGTCAAACAGGTGTAAGGAATGTAAGTAGTGAAATAACTGAAAACAAGAAAACATGCAGTTTCTAGAACAAGGTAATATTCATACTCGTACAACCTGATACTTTATGCTATGCGGTTTCAATGAAAATGATGCAATGTTGTGGGATGAAGTCTGATTAGATGGTATCTAAGCAGTGGGAGCGGGTCGTCGAGCGGGCTCAATACCCTCCGCAGCATCACTGAATTGAGCCTTGCGGCAGGAGGAGAAACTGCCTTTGCAAGAAGGGCAAGTGTTGGTGTTACTAATCATCCATGATGTCAATCTCCGAATTTCTTATGAGATAGATGGCACTGCTTACCCAGTGCACTCCAATGCAACGCAACCCTTGCCCTCACAGACAGAGCAATTAGAGGGCTCGGTGGTGCATCCATGAACTTCAGATTTGGCACAATCAACTTGAGTTTTCTACACATTGGAAGCAATGGTCAGCCAGCGGCAAAAAGAGATAAGGATATAGGCTAGACGCACGCCACAGAAGTCACAGTTGGAAGGGTTTCCAGAGCAAGTCATTGCGTTGATTGTGTTTGTAAGTATATATAGGAGGGTTGTTTAGATGTTAAAGCTGGGAGCTCTGAACTGTGACAAGAATTGATTGAGATAGGTATGTAGCTGGGCAGAATATGACGCTCCTTTATATCTTCAGCTTTGAGATATCCAGGAACGATGCGGGGTAATCAGCGGCTCATGAGTGGTCATCCTCGGATTTGACCGCGTCACATCCAGCCAATCAGAGCTCATGGTATTGTCAGCGGCTGAAGGTGtgtaataataataatcACAAAAGATTGATAATAAAAATAATAATCATCATCATAATAAGCATCATAATAATCATCATAATAATCATCATAATAATCATCATAATAATCATCataaataataatgatgatgtccaccatcatcaccaCGGCTGGGGGCGGCAGTATAGtagcagcagcaacagaggaagaggaataTGAAGAAGGATCGCTGGTGATTAGAGAGAGGTCGACAGGGAGAAGCAGGCAGAGCGAAGCTGTGGCATAAATACAAATGTTATTATAATGTATATATACTTGCAACCGTGCCAAAAATAAAAGTTAGTGTGGTCAAGAGGCCGAGGTAGCAATAGAAGAGAGCTCGGTCCTatcattattattgttatGACTATGACGGCGGCAGGTCGAGATTACGAGCTATACTGAAAGCAGCAATGATTTTCCTTGATCCATGAATTTCTAAGCAGAGAGAAGGGCACAATTTAATACGTGAACACTCGGAGGATGATAAAAATACTACTACGGCACGAGAGCAAAATAATCAAGCCCACTACTACGGTAGAATCGCCGTCTCAACGCCTCCTGCTCATACTTGGCATAATCTTGACGATTGGAATCTGAAAATGAGGCTCTATGGGCTTTAAGGTTTGCTTCTAACCTGAAGTTTACGTCGACCCTTTGTTTAATTAGTAATTTTCTTTGTTCTGCCGGTTCTTCGTTCACGGCCCCGGGAATTCGGTATTCCTGATGTTGTCACCCCTGTTCTTCCCGCACCTTCCTTGCATTCGTTATCCAGACTTCAACTAACAACCCCCTCCAAGCTCGTCTTGATCATCTCTGTGAATTTTCTGAGCCGTCTGTCTCTTATCTCTAGAGCTATACTGAGTTTCCTCGCCCATTTTGGCCTTCATCTTACTCTCTTTGGCTTGACACCGGCTTTTGCCTAGCACTCGCCTTCCATTCAAGCGAGATAGGTAGCTGTTAGTAGTTACGCAAGCTTTGCAGGCAAATCATTGGACTGCTGCAGGATAACAACAGCGACATTTCGACTATAGCCTACAAAATTCAGCttttttaaaaaaaaaatcgGCACTCAGCACCCCAATTCCTGTCCGAAAACCTGCTTGCCGATCAAATTGAAGTTGCTCCACAGGAGAACGGGCCGTGCGGGCAAGAAATAGCTTAGATCTCTGCAGGATCGAGGCAGCCAGGCATGGATGTGAATGATTGCGGAACTGCGGAGCCAGATGTTTCCatcgaagaagaggaagaccTTCGGGAGACCGTTAAGCTGTATGTGACAGCATCACGGACTCAGTCTACCAAGTGCTAATATCCGTGTTTCCTACCCACAAGCCAAGCTATCTCTGAATGCCCACAACACTTGCCTCTCTATGTTAGCCTCGCCGAATACAGTTTACAAACTCCTCAAACATTCCCTTTAGACTCTTCACTCCTACCACAGGAAGCGCCCGATCGGGATGAGCCAATCCGGACAACATCAGCAGGTCCTCAACCACCCAATCATCGAGGTCCAACAGATGTGGCCAAAGGCCACCATGTTTCTTCTCAGTCCTCtccaccatcatcatccactTCTAATGCAGGATCTCGATTAGAATCATGTTCTTACACTTCACACATCCCCTTGCTCTCCAGTATGACGCCCGTGACAAATCTGCCTACTGTGGCATCATATCAATCAACGGTATCGCGCGAATCTCAATCTTCTCATCGGCCTCCCCCACGCTTGCACGAGATCCAGCCTCCCAGCCGACGGCTATCGACTCATCAAATGCTCCTTCTCACTCCCTTTGGGGGACAGCTCCCGGCAACGGCCTTAACCACGCCAGGAGGTCCCTTAGGTATGTCGAGAGTATCGTCAAATGCAAGTATCCCTGAAGGAGTTGCAGTATCTGCCGGTTTCCTTGAGAGGTCATCAATCGGCTCATCAGTATCGATGAAAGGTAGCAGAAGTAATCGTGGGAGCTTAATGGAAGTTTCATCAAGCTCTATGGGTTTAGGTATCGGTATTGGAACTGGAGCGTTGGACATGTCTAAAAATCTATCTTCAACCCCGATGAGTCACTTACCTACCAGATCTTGCCAGCCCATCAGTGCTGGCTCTGGTGTGATCAACTCGTCGCCACTGGTGTCTGCGCCCACAAGTTCTCAAGCTTTGGTATCACGGCCAGGTGATCAGCGAGATCTAAAACGGGAGCGCACTCAGCCGCCCCGCTCTACGACAGGGGTGACGCATGGCCCAAGAGCAGCAGACAAATCTGCAAACAATCACGAGGTTGACGGAAGATTACAGCTTATGCCCGCCACAGTGGCCATGACTAGGTGCAATTCGCTGCCGGTCTTGACACTGAGAGAATTGGAAGCAATTCAGGAAAAGGACGGCGATCTGGGGATTCAACGAGGTGGTCATTGGGCTTGGGTCAGCAGAGAGGTGACCGTGGACGAAAATGGCAATGAGGTGTACGCACAGTCgttctttcttctttcttctaAGTCCTTGCTTATACGGTTGATAGGATTGAATCTGTTCCTCAAGGCACCATTTGTACCGGCTCCACTACTGTCGTCGCCCCTCTCAGACCATCATTCACAATGTTCCAAGATCCTTTTGCTGGCCGTCCGCCCTCTCCGAGTGCGCAGCCATACATACCTATTGCTACTTCCTCCAACTATCGTTATCCTCCTGCACACCCTTCCAGGAGGATGTCAGAGATGCCCTCTGTGGCATCTGATGTATCTTCAAGAGGGATGAATACGGATACCCGACGACCGAGCATGCCTGTCGTCCTGGAAGTGGGTAGAGGGAGTAAGGGAATGCCCCATCCTCAATCGCGACGCAGTCATCTGTATAGCACAACTCCGCTTTCTTCCACACTAACCCAGTATCAGGGTCCGGCTCCTGCTCAGACTCAGTCGTCACCCACAGAAAGCCACACAGGTCCCTTCCTAAAGCAACAAGAGCTTTCAGCCGGTGATACTATCTTGCCGTCGGCTCCGACTCAAGAGCGCCCCAGACTCACGCGGTACAAGTCTTCCCCAGCGAGATCGAACGGCTTGGGTTTGAATATTGTGCTCTTACCTGCTGATGAAAGGGTTGCAGAGGGCAGCATCACATCCCCGCCATCTCACAATGATAGAGGGACTGAGCGTCCAAGGGTTCCACTGGGCCAGGAAAGCAGAAGAACGAGCATAGCTGTTGTCGGACACTGGGCTGAGGTTGACTTTGTCGATCCGTTAGTTGCTGCCAGTGATTTTCCTCCTGTCATTGTACCAGTCCCCCTTTCGACCAATGCTTCGCCTACTCAATATCGTCCTGCCACACCGCCTTCAGAATATTCTTCTGGTGTGAGCCCGACCGCGTTACCTCATCGGGACTTGTCACCATCACAAAGTTCCACTTTTACCTCTCAAGGTTCGATCATTTCAACTGGCTCTACACATTCGGCGCCGGCCGCTGCTAGCGCACACCACCACCAAATTAACTCATTTGAAGTCTTTTCTTTcggaggaagaagagagcGCATTGAGTCTATTGACTCTGCTCTTCCTTTGATGCCGGGGGGGACAGGGAGTCGCTTGAGTGTCCCGCCTACAGGTGCTGGAGAGGCGTACCATTCACAGCGAGGTATGACCGTCATCGGAGGAGAACAGCAACCTGGGAGCCCAAATCTGGCCGTAGGCCAAGGAACGGAGATCGGTGGGGGAGAAGGCGAGATACCCAGGAGAGGTAGTCTTGGAATGGGGACGTTTGCGAGGCTGAGAAGGGTTATGGGCAAAGGTCACTTGGACTTTAACGACGAAACGACTGGAGGGAGCAAGAAACATTGGTCCGAACGAAGAGGAAGTTGGGCCGAAGGATGGACGAAAAGTTAAGAAGTCGCATGACTGCATTTTTGTATTTCATATCATTATAAGTTACATTACAGGATATCATCCTTCATCAGCACACTATCAGTACATTATCAACCATATAGTTGGGTTTTTTATTACCTAATCCATTACTATGTATCCTGTCAAATGAAAAAGAATGAGGATATCTCTGTTGCCCATGAATTAGCGGACTGGAGCTTCATAATCCGAACATAGGTGTAAAAGACTGAAAACATAGAATGTACGGATGCATCTAGTTTAAACTAAGACATATTTTCTACTccgccttcttctcttgctcAGTGGCCTTTTGGCCAAGAAGTTTTGCACTGACGTTCCTAACATTTTGCGCTGCCCTTTCAATACCTCCAGATTGAGCCTTCTTGTACAAAGTGAGAGCAGTGTCGAGATTACCGGCTAAATGGGAAGGATATATTAGCTGTGGGCTGGATAAGAGAAGAAACGCTGATAGCATACTGGATTCGAGAACGGCCGCGAGATTGAAAGCGATCTATAAAAAGTACCGTCAGATGCCTGATTGGATGTGACTATGGGGTTTAATGGCGTACCTCCGGGTCCTCGGGTGACAGTTCGAGCGCCTTACTGCTCGTCAAACGTGTTAATTAGTAATCGTCTTTTCATAGACCGCTCACTACCCACGTCAAGTGTTTGATAGCGAGAGCCGGTCTAGGTGGCTTGTCAAAGATGTAGGCCGATGCCAAGTCTACAGGATGATAAATCTATGCCTGATCCATCACCGAAGTCCGCAAGATGACGACGTACTTGTGTGAGCATCAGGGGAGGGCTGGAGGGCGAGTGACTTTTCCCAAGCTTGAATCGCCCCCTCCTTGTTTTCTACCCATCGGTCAACTTCCAATCCTCCATCTGTTACAGCGAGCAGTGTGCTTACGGAGGTGATATTCACAATTCTATTCATTTAGGTCAGCTATTGATTAATGAACCAGGTGCAAAACACCTACAGCAAGGTTATGCCATCCTTCACTGGTCTCCTTCACCCCGACACTTTCCTTGTACAAGTTTCGAGCGGTAGTAACGtcaccatcttccaaaGCGCGAGTTCCAGATTCAAGCAGGTCTTGGGCTCGACTAAGGGAAGGATCGATAGCGGAAGAGGgggacgaggatgatgtCGCATAGGCTGAAATGGAGGTCTATTAGTTTGTTTGTCGCAGCCATGTTCTGACTGGAATTGATATACCTCGGAATGAAGGACCGGCAATAGGGCGAGTCATAAGGGGTCGAGGAATGATGCGGGCGCCGACGAGCCGGGAAGAGTTGACGAGAGATCGGGCGAAAGAAGCCATTTTGCTGCTATGCTGTCTTACAGATGAATATAATAGGGAGAAAAAGACTAGTATGTGTATGTGTACAGAATACCAGAAAGATACTGTAACGGGAACGAACTTCCGACACTTTCTGATTTTCGTCGACGCAACAAGATGGTGGAGGCAGATTTCTTCCCAAACCGCAACAACAGGTACAATATTTAATGTTCGGGTACAAGGTCGTCTACTACGCAACTTCAGACCACGACAGTTCAAATGCTGTGGATATAGACGCTCTTGGGATATGCGTATAGAGTATTCCGTATTTCAACACTCAACCTGCCCATGACTACACTGCCCTACCAATAGCAATCAGTCCAAATCCCCCGTCTCGAATTCCTCAGCACCATATCAGCCGCCAATCTTTACAACGACCCAGGTATTCTCAAATGACAACGGCCCTCTCCACACTAAAACACGGCTCAATGTAAGACACCAGTAGGCTTTTATAATATGCATGTCGCCGACGCCCATTTACACCAAGTTTCCAGCTTAGGCGGAGGCCTTGTTGCTACAATCGTAGTCAGCATCTTCTTTTTGAAGGACGACgtccatcttctcctttaCATCCAGCACCATCACTTTCTTCCCTCCAATATGGCTTGACCTCCCTTCCGAAGTAAGCTCCGAAGTAATACTCACATGTGCCAGTAAGCAGCGTAGAAAGGAGTACCGAAGCCAAGGACACCAAAGGTGATGATCTTAGCCGCCAAGAAGTACTTGTTTTTAACGTCAGTGGGAAGAGTGCTACAAAAACCAGCCATAAGTCAGTTCCCAATATCCTCCTAGTAATTCCTCCGCATGTCTTCCGAATTCTGCGGTGGTAGAAAGTGAACGCACTGGTCGACGACGTTCTCGAAGTGGACAGATCGGACCTGCTGGGGGGTCTTGAGAGTCCTGGCGGCACGGAGAGTGGATCGGGCGAGGAGGGACATTGTGAATAGTAGGCGGTTGAGATGACTTGGTTGCGAGACTTGGGCGTATTATTGAGACAAAAGGTGGTCGCTGAGTGGCTGCTCGGAATGGCTCGCACGGATATAGCCGGAGTTACGCTATGTGGCACCCAAGACGCGTCCACTATATGGCGAATGTCAAAACTCAACAGACGCGTCAATAATCTTCTAATATCACCTCGTCCAAAACAAAATGAGCAATGCTTTACCGGAAAAGAACGTCGTGTTGAGGTTCCCTCCTAAACCAAAAGGGCAGGAAGATGTCCAGGAAGAGATATATCAGCTTTTAGAATTACCTCCGGATCTTCTTAAACTGGTGGAAGCGTTGAaagacaaggaagatggaCAAGTCTTTCCGTAAGTCACATATTGAGTTCGTAATGCATTTAACACAAGAATAGCCTCACGATAAAAGGCAGACCATCAGATGATGCTACTCTCTGTACTGCCGACTCGACCTTTCTCCTCCGTACAGTGGGCATTTCAAACTCCCTCCTCGTTTGTCTACCACCATCGCCGGACGACCTGTCCTACTCATTCACCAAGGATGAAAAAGATCGACCTACTCTACAAATACGAGATATATGCCACCAGGTTCTCGAATGTGTACCAGTAGCCCCTAATTTGGAGAGAATTAGAACGGTGCTGAGGGCATCTGCTTGGGAAGGCATGGGGGATGGGTtgggaaagaggaaaagggaggatggagatgggCGAAAAGTGAAGAGATGGACGAAGGAGCAGTTACGGAGTGTAGTACAGGCTAGTGATGCTGAGCTGGAACAAGggttgaaggagaggaaTGTGATCGAGGTTGACGGTGAGTTTGATTCTCACAAGCTCAGACTGACGTTTTCAGGCCGCATGCTGTTacttccttcttttcattTAAAAGATTTCCTAAACATTCTTCTTTCGCTCCTCGCAATCAATTCTTCAAGGTCACCCACCACCGCCCCATTTCAGACAATAATCATTGCTCTAGAAGAGTACGATGTTCCGCCTTCTATATCAGTACCCGTCCTCGATCTGTTTGGCACAGTGGAGGACGGACAGTGGATGGCCAACGTCGAGAGGATGGTCAAGGAAGTAGGCTTGGGCATACTTTGTGCAGTcaagaaggacaagaaaCGTGATGAATTTATGTCGGAATGGCAAGAGGAAGTAGGAGAGACATGGCGTGAATATACAGACCTCAAACTTTTGGAGGTGTGTATCATCTTCCCAAATTCGGCAAGATGACTCGTTGCTGACCGCGGTCCCTTCTAGGGTGAATATCTACTTTCTCCACCCCCACCATCGGCCCTATCATTTGCTTCCCCTTCACCTCTAATCAGCTATTTCCCCCTCGCCTCCCTGCCTCTCCAGCCGGCCGAGCGGTTCGCCGAACTCTTCCTTACCCGCCAACGATGGCGTCCCGAAGAGATGGCTCCTTTCCTTAGAGGTCTCACAAGAGATGGAGATAGTAAAGGCAGGGACAAGTTGGTAGCCAAGTTTGTCAGGATAgtcaaggagaaggatgggaCATGGTGGTACCCTCGCAGGAGCGCGTGATATGACGGGTATATACATGGAATATGGTATGTTGTATACAACTATGTATATGTTCTTGATGACAATATGTTACGACTTGAGAGGGGGATCAAATATTGGAGGTCTTGAAGGTCCTTGGTCATACGCAGCTGTTCTCAAGATTGGCGAACGAAACATCATTCCTCAAGGAAACTACTCACGCaagtcttcttcctctcttcctctctcctcGGCCCTGGATCTCTCCCCCTCAATTCTCTTCCATATCCCGTGTCCTGCCCCCTCCCCAACAATAATCTTGGCTTCCAAGACCTGACCCCGGCCGGGGTCAGGCAGCGAGttggaggatggagaaggCAAGAACGTTATGAGAATATGGTTTGCGGAGAATGTGGGAAGGTTATAGGTACACGAACGGAGAAGTGTCTGGTATCCGTCAGTGGTGATTACATGCGAAACACGAGTAGGACAGGCTTACATGACCTATCTCGAGTGAGTTGAGAGTAGGCGGGGCGTCATACCCCGGAGGCCCGCCATTGGAGCTTGATCCAGGAACGCTAAGACCATCCGCGACGAATATAACCTATATGCGTTCCCATGAGAATCATGATTCTCAGACAACTGATTTCCacatctcctcctctggAGATTTACTTACGCGACGATCCGTTACCCAGAGTCTACCTTGTGCGTTTTCTGTCCGTTTCGGGCCTTGAATCGTGGGTGGGATATTGAGAGTGAGGCTGGCGGTGTTACCTTCGGTCAAAAGGTTTTCCTCTAAGATTTTATTAGCACCAAGTCATCCTGTAAGCCTCTTTGCCTGGAATGGAATCTGAGATCTACTTCTGGGGGCAAAAGGTGAATCCAAGTGGCAACAATAGACTTACGTTGTAGGAGCTGCGGAGTAGAACGACCCGTGAGCTGTACGGTGTTGACTGACATGTTGCTGCGATTGTtggggaaggaagaggagaatgGTTATGTCCCGGTCAAGGAATTAATGTAGATAGGGAATTTGAGTGACTGTTGGACTTGTTGATGACGATTCCCAACGCGGTCCTCTCGTGCCAAATAAAGTCACGTGATTATTCCTGGCATCGCTTGAGTGTTGTCGGAAGAAGACTCTCCACTATTCCATCGACCATTTTGCTCTACATATACAACTGTCCTTACCATAGAAACATACACAATTAACTTGTCATATCT
The sequence above is drawn from the Cryptococcus gattii WM276 chromosome N, complete sequence genome and encodes:
- a CDS encoding Hypothetical protein (Similar to TIGR gene model, INSD accession AAW47060.1; CNN01290), with the translated sequence MTSTPASNFLINPSPPIPGSSSPNSAFQVNQVPYSTSVSPHLQLPGGRLTTPLAPPPPPPLHLSSHRHGPGPERQIRYAGADHTLGPTFSEEEDGDDSAFIAAKMAALGLDPNGVPYSQNGYSGSHSTRAPRAKRSRTPTVPRSHQQVGDQQYAQQQALISLLAHQGSSAQVREALALLELQQAQQAATDRHYHTQMTAQHHARLAAQRQAEKQAEYEKQLYVQQQMQQKLLEQLAIQREATKRQFQQQQEEQYMLQQRGLQQLHLQQQLAALQTDSYVAQAQAQRQRSALRAQMQANLQARSERAAQANWALGVNEADLKSRFESAMPIKCSVHEDQSRFETGVYGTHGASTSSSSSGSPASPSWPSAQLSSPTKSTSGTVEVPMSSKTAPGGRFSQARRALAASGTSSYGTLTATLSKRSSSEDQTTLTVTEVRTPPDEMSRTTPASPTTQLARQSIGLSLGRPTASVTPAEEKITRDAADAVSARTFSLSFGGPHCSGNDDFRSSSQPVGLAMKKIFVTRQPSGPPGDVKDLGDRNFQARIRKQVGLNLGMLNRRTESPAEIASIA
- a CDS encoding Hypothetical protein (Similar to TIGR gene model, INSD accession AAW47062.1; CNN01300), encoding MTCSGNPSNCDFCGKTQVDCAKSEVHGCTTEPSNCSVCEGKGCVALECTG
- a CDS encoding Hypothetical protein (Similar to TIGR gene model, INSD accession AAW47064.1; CNN01310); the protein is MDVNDCGTAEPDVSIEEEEDLRETVKLQAISECPQHLPLYVSLAEYSLQTPQTFPLDSSLLPQEAPDRDEPIRTTSAGPQPPNHRGPTDVAKGHHVSSQSSPPSSSTSNAGSRLESCSYTSHIPLLSSMTPVTNLPTVASYQSTVSRESQSSHRPPPRLHEIQPPSRRLSTHQMLLLTPFGGQLPATALTTPGGPLGMSRVSSNASIPEGVAVSAGFLERSSIGSSVSMKGSRSNRGSLMEVSSSSMGLGIGIGTGALDMSKNLSSTPMSHLPTRSCQPISAGSGVINSSPLVSAPTSSQALVSRPGDQRDLKRERTQPPRSTTGVTHGPRAADKSANNHEVDGRLQLMPATVAMTRCNSLPVLTLRELEAIQEKDGDLGIQRGGHWAWVSREVTVDENGNEVIESVPQGTICTGSTTVVAPLRPSFTMFQDPFAGRPPSPSAQPYIPIATSSNYRYPPAHPSRRMSEMPSVASDVSSRGMNTDTRRPSMPVVLEVGRGSKGMPHPQSRRSHLYSTTPLSSTLTQYQATRAFSR
- a CDS encoding Hypothetical protein (Similar to TIGR gene model, INSD accession AAW47066.1; CNN01320), producing MASFARSLVNSSRLVGARIIPRPLMTRPIAGPSFRAYATSSSSPSSAIDPSLSRAQDLLESGTRALEDGDVTTARNLYKESVGVKETSEGWHNLANCEYHLQNKEGAIQAWEKSLALQPSPDAHTNLASAYIFDKPPRPALAIKHLTSKALELSPEDPEIAFNLAAVLESTGNLDTALTLYKKAQSGGIERAAQNVRNVSAKLLGQKATEQEKKAE
- a CDS encoding Hypothetical Protein (Similar to TIGR gene model, INSD accession AAW47072.1), with protein sequence MSLLARSTLRAARTLKTPQQVRSVHFENVVDHTLPTDVKNKYFLAAKIITFGVLGFGTPFYAAYWHM